The Mustela erminea isolate mMusErm1 chromosome 10, mMusErm1.Pri, whole genome shotgun sequence genomic sequence ccctgttctaatacctggaagctctgcgacactcagataaccccgatccttctgtgaccctgtgggacctgaggctacgctgaccccgcatgggcttcaccctggtttagtctctgaagcgatgtccctcagcagaacagacttttaaaagtcctgatttagtgctctgttgctccgccacttgtcaggagctggtccctcccccctcagtctatcttcccgtcgctttggtttcacttctttgccagtcctacctttcagaaagtggttgattttctgtttctagaattgctgctcttcttctcttcgatctcccattggatttgtagatgtttgcaatctttataaaagctatctagctgatctcctgctacatGATGTAGTCTCAGcttgctacttctccgccatcttgactcctccccctagttcatttatatttttatatgagatTTAAAATCAACCAGTCATTTTCCACCAATGATACAGTCTGAGGTTTGGGGAGAGATTGAATTGAATATATAGATCAAATGAGAAAAGTTGATGTTTGAACAGTATTGATTCTTGTCACCCTCCAAAAAAGGAAGTTCTCTTCATTTTCTAGTTCTTCGttcatttctctgtgaaatattttgtgattttcagtCAGATCTATCCCTCAGTATATCAGGCGTCACACTATTAAAAATGATACCACTTTTCACATTTCAATGAGGCATTACAATCACATAAATGACAcctgtaatttttatattgatgttGAATCTTGATACGAAGAAACCATTTCAGATTTATGTTTGATCTGGCAGTGAGCATATCTTTGGAGACTCAGGTATTTGCCAGGTGAGAAGAATTTGATTCCATTCCCTTGCACTTTTCTCAGCAGCCCATGGATGAAGGAATAGTCCAACCCACATACAGTCCTGTGGCTGGGCAGATTGTACAGAGTCTTGTAGACCAATGCGTGCAAAATGTTTTGTATGCCCATTAATACACTTTCCTTGAGAGTAACCATTCACTTGGCAAGGCTGCCAGTTTATCTTGTGTTTAGCTCTAACACCACTGTCACAAAATTTTAGAGGCCAATATTCtctcttattatttaatttagtCTTCAATAAACTTTTACCAGCATTATGTACTGCAAGAAGCTTTGGAATGGTATGCAATGATATATCCATCAAAAACCATGAGTTTGTGCCCAAACCTGATTCATCTCATTTCTCATGTGATCTATTATGAAATGACACCACAGCATTAAAACAAGTAATAGTGGCAGGCTGAGGGCTGCCTGTGACTGAGTTGTTTGACTGAgctgtgtgactcagtttccttaggAGACAGTGGCTCCTACTCCAGATCTGAAGTAGGTGTCCACTCCCATTCGTTCATAAGCATCAGGTCCTAATTCTGCAACAGAATCTGTAATCCTTTGTCACAGCTTCTTTCCCTCAAGGAAGAGTGAAAGTTCTTTGCTTTGAGTAATGATTGGTGTGCGTAGCACATTTAAGTTACCTCTTTAGCCATTGAACTTAACATCCTATCAGGTAAAGCTTGGTCACCTACATAACTCACAAGGTCACATTCCCTGTGGTTCAGGTGACATGTCTCAAGGAAATCAAAGCATCCATTCAGTGCTAGTTGTCTTTCCTAAAGTTATCCTTGATAGACTAAAACGTGGCACACAAACAGCTTTAAATGTGTTTGATTTAGGTTTGTCTAAGTGTTTCCTTAAGTCCAACTACACAAATGACTTTCAGGCCAGATTTTGTTTCCCAATGCCCTGCATATTTTGACAGGACCTACGGGTCAATATAAACGTAGATTTATTCCAATTTGATTATAACCAACCAATCATTGTGTACATGACATGTAATTCCATACATTCCTTCTTTTACCTGTTTACTTTTGATGTTGATATAATATGATGTTACTCACCTCTTCCACTGGCATCCTGAATTTCAATTCTGCTCTCTGTTTAAGAAGAACAACAAGCTGCTCTACCTTGTTATTCATCAAAGTCATCATAGGATGTGTTTAAATCTATGCATTTGTGAGCAtcaatatttcttaaagattttatttattctagggAGAAAGAGTAGTGGGAGCTGGGAGAAtagagggggacagagagggagaaagaagctgaAGGAGATTCTGTGCCGTGCATGGGGCCCaactcgggtcttgatcccactACCACCAGATCATGACTGAGATgggaccaagagtcagatgcttcactgagtgagccacccaggaacccctttgTATTTCTAAGACTAGGaaatttattttgagttgaagCCAATAGTGGATAATCTGTGAAAAGAATGACTGTAGACCATGGACTAAATATTTAGTATCCATAAATCCAAAATTGTGCTACACGTGTTTTTCCAAGATTGTGTAATGTTACCATGAGCCCACCCACCTGCAACTTCAAGCCCCAAACCTTTCCTCTCCAAGACCCTAGGGGACAACATTGTCACAAACTCAACCCATCCCCTTCTTGGGCCACCAGCCATGTGATCTGTTTTATTGCATGACCCTATAAGCAGAAACACTTCCCAGTTATTATGTGCATTAAAGGCCTCCTGTTTCTGTCTGACCAAAGGAAGTAAGAGGTTTGCTTTGTTAATTGGCATCTAGAGCCAAGATTAGGGTCAGGTTTGTTTCCCCAGAAGTTATTAGGTACTGTTAAATGCAGGACCTTTTCTCTCACTATATGACACTTGACTCCacttatatactatattctcTAAAATTTCACTTTATGGTTAGATCTTTACCCTTTATATTCATGGCCCACCCAGAGAGGATTACTAAGAATATTATTAATATCATGTGGCTTCAGATGGAAGGGTCCCCTACTCTGGCCACTCCTGACCTTAGGATAGAATTATCTTCAGTAAGAATAGACATCTCCAACCTTTATCCAAACACCATTGATTCCTCTAAGCCCACACTTACTTAAAAGACATCCACCGTGAGGGCAGCTCCAAGGCCAAAGCTAGGGGACTGGGGCAGAGTCTCATGGTCACATCCTCCTCCTCTTGGAACTGGTGCTTCCCAGCAGTACAATCAAATCCTGATGTGACATATGGGGTTCCTTGGCACATGCACAGTTTCACAGTGGACTAACTCATTCTCCTAGTCCTCACTGGTCAGCTTAAGCTGCTCCTTGCAGAGTTGGATGTTGCTGTATGtattcctcagtttcccctgagTTTTCTGAACTTGACTTGTCCCTATTCTTTCCTCTGTTGGCAATCACTTGCTGCACCATTGCCTTGTCCTTCTTTGGGTTATTCTTATCCCCCAAACCTGATGATTTTCTGTCTTATATCTGCtccctctgttttctgttttcagtctgAGGTCAGCTCAGCTCCTGCAGGGGACACACAGAGAAGGGCCCAAGTCAGGTCTCAGCTGCAGTCCCCAGAGCTACATTACAAACACCTCAGGTCCTCGTGCACTCACCAAAACTGAGCAGGAAGGGAACTGGTAGAATGTGAATACCTATCTTATCTTACactaggaaactgaggcccagagaaattaaGAGCCAGGGCAATAAGTAGAATCTGGCCTCAGTGGAAGCTGTGGCTGCTCCAGACTGAATTCAAGTAACAAAATGGCCATGACTCTTCCCACGCTCTTCAGTTTCTCTGCTCTCATTCAGTGCAGTCTCAGTTTATTGAAGAGGCACATTGGTATTACAGCAGTGGCATTTAATGAGGACCTTGATCTTGTACAGAAACTCTTCATGGACAAGATTACAGAATACAGAATGAAGCTATGGGTATCTGGAGGACATGCCGACAGTGGCCCAGAGACCCAGCAAGACCTAGAGAGGGAGCTTTTGAAGCTTAAGCAAATGTATGGTCAAGCAGATATAAATATGTCCCATACTTTACATGTGAAGATCCTAAATTTGCAGTAATTGAAAAGCCCCAGacctgaaaagataaaatgaaatttctttggTAATTTGACCCAGATTCGTTGTACAACTGGTTCAGAATAAACACACATTTCTCAACTGTCAAATGTTCTTCAATTCTgattccaaataaattatttggtgatgttgatgtaaaaataaataaataaataaataaataaataaatgaatagcacACACAGTAAAAATGTGTTCCTCGGCTTTGGGTGATATTCCTATCCCTTGTAACATGAAGGACAGTATGGGGCATTTCCCATCTACAATAGGTTCTTTCTGACACACTTTTCCTGAGACCCTGGAGTGCGTGCATTCTGGCTACAAGGAATGGAAACCCTAACTTGTTTCTTGGAGGTGTGTTCCCAGTGATTTAGCTTTAGGGAATTACCATCAGCCTAAGGCTCTGCTAGGTTAGCAGGGAACCGTTTTTCACACATGCGTGGTGTGGTAGATTTCCCAAAAAATAACATACAACTTCAAGGTAAATTGCTCACTgtacttcctcttttcttcctcctgctgtttTCCTAACTATGGGAAGTTGTATAAGACAAGAAAGTGAGTTAATGATAGACTTGGTTTGGGAATTAATAAGAGactttggggtgcctgtggggctcagtcagttaatcatctgcccagagctcaggtcatgatcccaaggtcctgggatcaagccccacactgggatccctgctaggctggagcctgcttcttcctctcactctgctgctttccctgcttgttctctttatctgtgaaaaaaataaatattgaaaaaaagatACATCCAGATCCTTCCAGCTGTCTTCATTTGTCCTGCAGCCCTCACTTCCTCCCCAAATCTCCAGCCACCTGGTTAACCTCCTGTCTTTGCGTACTGGCCCCTGGTCTCCTTGTGCTACTTGGAGGTCTCCTCCCTTAagtcctctgcctccttgtgtaGTCCAGTGTAACTGCCAGGACCAGAGGCTGAAGGCTCAGGCCCTGATCACTGACTCCAGCTGTGAGGTCAGACACCAGGCTCTAACTCACCACCTGCTGGGACTCCAAGATGTGGCACATCACCAGGCAGTGTTTGCCTGTGGACCCCAGAACCCACTGATGTGAGactgtctccttccttcttttttgggTGAAATTCATATACAAGAATTTCGCCAAATGCAAAAGTATCCTACAATGACAGAGTTGTTCAACTAGTACCCTAGTTTGTTTTAGAGGTTTCCTTTACCTCCCCAAAACTCCTCCAGCCCCCTTGGAGACAATCTCTGCTCCCTCTTCCAGCCTCAAGCAAtgctgatctgctttctgtctctatacatGGCTCCTTTCTAGACATTATACATGAATTGAATGAGACAGTATGTAGTTCTTGGTGATGGGCTCCCTTCACTTAGCATGATTTTCAGGGTCCTCCATGCTGTGGCTTCAGTCAGATTTTTCTCCTATTGTTGCCAAATAGAATTCCATGGTATAGATGGGCCACCTTTTGTTCATTCACTGGTTGGTGGCCCTTTTTGCTGCTGTCAGGTTTTTCCTATAGTGACATGTTGACTAGATGTTTCTAAACAAGGCTtgaattgatgatttttttttttaatttctcacagCTAGATGTCTGCTTGTGGAAATGCTGGGTCCAATGGGAAGCTTGTGTTGAACTCTTAAGAACTCTCTAAGTGACTTCCAAAGTGGCTCTTCTATTTCTGTTCCCCCTAGCAATATAAGAGGGTCCACTTTCTCAGCAACACATAGTGTTGTCTTTTGAAAAGAATCACATTTGTTGGTGTAAAATGGTCCCAGGTTTTACATGCATTTCCCTGCGGACTAACAACATTGATGACAGTTTTATGTGCTTATGAACTATGCATGTATCTTCTTAGTAACATGTGTATCTGagtcttatacattttttttgtttgttttttgttttttgtttttttatgagaGGGTGTTGCTTCTGCCCATTCAGTGAGTTCAGAGAACTCCTATGTCTTGTGGATGTGAGTCTTCATTGGCTATTTAATCAGAAATATTGTATCCTATCATtggtttctctgtttcttttctcagtgATAAAGTTGGATGCAAAAAAGTTGTTCATCTTAAGTTTTTCTCTTACATATAGAGAGTACCAACTCTTcttctcagggttatgagttagagccccatgttggtgttGGAGAActagctaaaattttaaaaaaagcaatagggcacgtgggtggctcagtgggttaaagcctctgctttcagctcaggtcatgatcccagggtcctgggatcaaggcccacattgggctctctgctcggcagggagcctgcttccccctctctctctgcctgcctctctacctacttgtgatctctgtctgtcaaataaatgaaatctttaaaaaaaagcaatacataaaaaaaaaaaaaacagatgcatgTGTCAGGAATTGGGAATTAC encodes the following:
- the LOC116600789 gene encoding ATP synthase-coupling factor 6, mitochondrial-like gives rise to the protein MAMTLPTLFSFSALIQCSLSLLKRHIGITAVAFNEDLDLVQKLFMDKITEYRMKLWVSGGHADSGPETQQDLERELLKLKQMYGQADINMSHTLHVKILNLQ